One genomic segment of Bacteroidota bacterium includes these proteins:
- the gldL gene encoding gliding motility protein GldL, translating to MSAFFESDRFKRIKNLIIGAGASIVLVGALFKILHWDGADFMLMVGMFTEAFIFLLLGVLPPHKDYYWEKIYPDLDVAPEVEEAKTGKKIHKLEPKQSVTQQLDKMLEDSKVEPMMIERLGENLKKLGDNIEKLSDVHDAALNTNEYSASIKEATSAVSEMREAYHNAANAMSQIASSSVDTSKYHDQVQIVTKNLSQLNSIYELELQDTNNHLKAMNRFYGSLNSAMDNLNESLTDTQKYKEEIGQLSTNLAALNRVYGNMLSAMSAGAGSNR from the coding sequence ATGTCTGCGTTTTTCGAAAGCGATCGTTTTAAAAGAATCAAAAACCTTATTATTGGTGCAGGTGCATCCATTGTTCTTGTTGGAGCTCTTTTCAAGATTCTTCACTGGGATGGAGCCGACTTTATGCTTATGGTTGGTATGTTTACCGAAGCCTTTATTTTCCTCTTATTGGGGGTATTACCTCCTCACAAGGATTACTATTGGGAAAAAATATATCCGGATCTCGATGTAGCTCCTGAAGTAGAAGAAGCCAAAACTGGCAAAAAAATTCACAAACTTGAACCTAAACAAAGTGTTACTCAGCAATTAGATAAAATGCTGGAAGATTCCAAAGTGGAACCAATGATGATTGAACGTTTGGGTGAGAACTTAAAGAAACTGGGAGATAATATCGAGAAGTTATCCGATGTTCATGATGCAGCACTCAATACGAATGAGTATAGTGCCAGCATAAAAGAAGCAACATCAGCAGTATCTGAAATGCGAGAAGCATATCATAATGCCGCTAATGCAATGTCTCAAATTGCATCTTCATCTGTAGACACTTCAAAATATCACGATCAGGTACAAATTGTTACTAAGAATCTTAGCCAGTTAAATTCCATTTACGAATTAGAGTTACAAGACACCAATAACCATCTGAAAGCTATGAACCGTTTCTATGGCTCATTAAATTCAGCCATGGATAATCTGAACGAATCTTTAACTGATACTCAAAAGTATAAAGAAGAAATCGGGCAGTTGTCCACAAATCTTGCAGCCTTAAATAGAGTATATGGAAATATGCTATCTGCTATGAGTGCAGGTGCAGGCAGCAACCGTTAA
- the gldM gene encoding gliding motility protein GldM, which translates to MSIPKEPRQLMINLMYLVLTALLALNVSAEILNAFNLVNKGIGNTNTILSDKNSQIVAGIADKAAEEQTDRVQQINQDAIAVQKITSEFYSYIEGIKDELIEYTGGTIPDKHTGLEKLKGESDTEKPTTMFINRGKGAELKAEIERVGEEYKKILSKWDGESKASQITLSIDETDAKANKLSWEEFNFYKVPTIAVVTILTKIENDAKSTESTVLEHLASQVDAAKIKFDKMAARVIAPSSYVKRGNEYTADVFIAATSEQANIEVYLGTFTSAVQKDASGDYNVIKGKDIPLSGARKVDVTGGMGKIKEIASGSPKYQGVIRLPDPVKEGEYQFYPFDFGYETFEVGQAVISPTAMNVLYIGVDNPVKISVPGYAADKVSASGCGITKVKGEEFIAKPTNVGLDKINVTVQSPEGSKSYSEEFRVKRIPDPYPYCGSSKGGTMKVGEFKISEKIDAKNPDFVFQIPYSVTGFEMVYAPSGGGNVVSDVSNSNKFTSLMSDIRKKAKPGDTIVFPRISVRMPDGTTRQLSLSFKLIG; encoded by the coding sequence ATGTCTATACCTAAGGAACCACGCCAGCTCATGATTAACCTCATGTATCTGGTGTTGACAGCCCTACTTGCACTTAATGTTTCTGCCGAGATACTTAATGCCTTTAATTTGGTAAATAAAGGAATTGGTAATACCAATACTATTTTATCAGATAAGAACTCTCAGATTGTTGCAGGCATTGCTGATAAAGCTGCAGAAGAACAAACTGATAGAGTTCAGCAAATAAACCAAGATGCCATTGCTGTTCAAAAAATCACCAGTGAATTTTATAGTTACATCGAAGGAATAAAAGATGAACTTATAGAATACACAGGCGGAACAATTCCAGACAAGCATACCGGTTTAGAAAAACTAAAAGGCGAAAGTGATACGGAGAAACCAACCACCATGTTTATTAATCGTGGTAAGGGTGCAGAATTGAAGGCTGAAATAGAAAGAGTTGGTGAAGAATATAAAAAAATACTGAGCAAGTGGGATGGGGAATCAAAAGCATCGCAGATTACACTTTCCATTGACGAAACAGATGCTAAAGCAAATAAGCTATCTTGGGAAGAATTTAACTTTTATAAAGTTCCTACCATTGCAGTTGTTACCATTCTTACTAAAATTGAGAATGATGCAAAAAGCACTGAATCTACAGTATTGGAGCATCTTGCATCTCAAGTAGATGCAGCAAAAATCAAATTTGATAAAATGGCTGCGAGGGTTATTGCTCCCTCCTCCTATGTTAAAAGAGGAAATGAATATACAGCTGATGTTTTTATTGCAGCTACTTCAGAGCAAGCTAATATAGAAGTATATTTAGGTACATTCACAAGTGCTGTTCAAAAAGATGCATCAGGGGATTATAATGTAATTAAAGGAAAAGATATTCCACTTTCAGGAGCTCGTAAAGTTGATGTTACAGGTGGTATGGGAAAAATTAAAGAAATCGCTTCCGGTAGCCCAAAATATCAAGGTGTTATCCGATTACCGGATCCCGTTAAGGAAGGTGAGTATCAATTTTATCCATTTGACTTTGGATATGAAACATTTGAAGTTGGTCAGGCAGTAATTTCACCTACAGCTATGAATGTTCTTTATATCGGAGTTGATAATCCAGTAAAAATTTCAGTTCCTGGTTATGCGGCGGATAAAGTTTCTGCATCGGGTTGTGGAATCACTAAAGTTAAAGGCGAAGAATTTATTGCTAAACCAACAAATGTTGGGTTGGATAAAATCAACGTTACCGTCCAATCTCCGGAAGGCTCAAAAAGCTACTCCGAAGAGTTTAGAGTTAAGCGTATTCCTGATCCGTATCCTTATTGTGGTTCTTCTAAAGGAGGTACCATGAAAGTGGGAGAATTTAAAATTTCTGAGAAGATTGATGCAAAAAATCCGGATTTTGTATTTCAAATTCCATACTCCGTTACAGGATTTGAGATGGTGTACGCTCCAAGTGGAGGTGGAAACGTTGTTTCTGATGTCTCCAATTCCAACAAGTTTACATCACTGATGAGCGATATCAGGAAGAAAGCAAAACCCGGGGATACTATTGTATTCCCAAGGATTTCTGTGAGAATGCCTGATGGAACTACTCGTCAGTTAAGTTTATCATTTAAGCTTATAGGATAA
- the gldN gene encoding gliding motility protein GldN, which yields MRNRILFFLTLTLATVSVFGQPTSEAKLDGAYTRTLINTREVIPYDNIRESDVFWEKRVWRNIDFREKMNLVFMWPKDPFMQFLYNSIRSGEVTAYSPLYDDFREGSAFTVEEITNRYEGVDTIYQYDEITYEEVIKEVPREFDYQLIKKLQIKEDWIFDEETSTLVVRIIGIAPIRERIDEFTGEPIGEELMFWLYYPDLRSLMVRHEVFNEKNSARYFTFEDIFEMRFFSSYIIKEDNVYDRFINSYAAGIDEVLESDRIKNQIFEFEHQLWEF from the coding sequence ATGAGAAATCGAATTCTTTTTTTTCTGACTCTTACTCTTGCAACAGTAAGTGTATTTGGACAACCTACTTCTGAAGCGAAGTTAGATGGCGCATACACGAGGACTTTAATAAATACTCGTGAAGTAATTCCCTATGACAACATCAGAGAATCTGATGTGTTTTGGGAAAAGCGTGTATGGCGTAACATTGACTTCAGAGAAAAAATGAATCTGGTATTTATGTGGCCGAAAGATCCCTTTATGCAATTTTTATACAATTCAATTAGATCAGGTGAGGTTACTGCATATAGTCCATTGTATGATGATTTTCGTGAAGGATCTGCATTTACAGTTGAAGAGATTACTAATCGTTATGAAGGTGTGGATACCATTTATCAATATGATGAAATAACATATGAAGAGGTGATTAAGGAAGTACCTAGAGAATTTGATTATCAGCTGATTAAAAAATTACAAATAAAGGAAGACTGGATTTTTGATGAGGAAACCTCAACTCTTGTTGTGCGCATCATTGGTATTGCTCCTATTCGGGAAAGGATTGATGAATTTACCGGAGAACCTATCGGGGAAGAACTAATGTTCTGGCTTTACTATCCCGATTTAAGGAGTTTGATGGTGCGTCATGAAGTTTTTAATGAAAAGAACAGTGCCCGTTATTTTACTTTTGAGGATATTTTTGAAATGCGTTTTTTCAGTAGCTATATCATTAAGGAAGATAATGTGTACGATAGATTCATAAACTCATATGCAGCAGGAATTGATGAAGTGTTGGAAAGCGATAGAATTAAAAATCAAATTTTTGAATTTGAACACCAACTATGGGAGTTCTAA
- a CDS encoding excinuclease ABC subunit C yields the protein MTTDYFKNIEFTLPSNPGVYRYYDKDNQILYVGKAKNLKKRVGSYFRESGLSGRIQVLVKKTSTIEFTITNTEQDAFLLENTLIKKLQPRYNINLKDGKTYPYIVIKKERFPRIFFTRKKIQDGSLYLGPYTSLTRVKTIFDFIKTLFPIRTCSYNLSAANNQAGKFKICLEYHLGNCKGPCENLQSEEEYMENVQQIIYILKGNMGLVKNLFIEKLTNHVEALEFEQAEEIRKKIEIIDQYQNKSSVVNFSITNVDVFAIADAEGFAVISYLKIMQGMITQAKTLEISKKLDETPEELLIYGITELQLEFESEASELILPFAIDLPETAATQYIPQAGEKKKLLDLALKNAMYVKEEKEAGNEKREKKKGNIRVLEAIKNDFRLTQLPYHIECFDNSNIQGTTPVASMVVFRNAMPCKKDYRHFNIKTVVGPDDFSSMQEIVYRRYKRLIDEAIPLPQLIVIDGGKGQLHAATEALKELNIYGQIAICSIAKRLEEIYFPEDSVPLYLSKKSESLKVIQQLRDEAHRFAITFHRQKRSKSALGSELNIIPGIGSFTVSQLIKKYKSVKKIKETKETELAEVIGIARAQLITAYFKNKDDVNKNATL from the coding sequence ATGACTACCGATTATTTTAAAAATATAGAGTTTACGTTGCCTTCCAATCCTGGGGTATATCGGTATTACGATAAAGACAATCAAATACTATATGTAGGCAAAGCAAAGAATCTTAAAAAAAGAGTAGGTTCCTATTTTAGGGAAAGTGGATTGAGCGGAAGAATTCAAGTACTGGTAAAAAAAACAAGTACAATTGAGTTTACAATTACCAATACAGAGCAAGATGCATTTCTTTTAGAAAACACTTTAATCAAAAAATTACAACCCAGATATAATATTAATCTGAAGGATGGAAAAACATATCCTTACATTGTAATTAAAAAAGAACGCTTTCCAAGAATATTTTTTACACGAAAAAAAATACAGGATGGTTCATTGTATTTAGGTCCCTATACATCACTTACAAGAGTGAAAACAATTTTTGATTTTATTAAAACACTTTTTCCTATTCGCACTTGTTCTTATAATTTATCGGCTGCAAATAATCAGGCAGGTAAATTCAAAATTTGTCTTGAATATCATTTAGGAAATTGCAAAGGGCCTTGTGAAAATTTACAGAGTGAAGAAGAATACATGGAAAATGTGCAGCAGATAATTTATATCCTAAAAGGGAATATGGGATTAGTGAAAAATCTTTTTATAGAAAAATTAACCAATCATGTGGAAGCACTTGAGTTTGAACAAGCAGAAGAAATCCGAAAAAAAATAGAGATAATTGATCAGTACCAAAATAAAAGTAGTGTTGTAAATTTTAGTATCACTAATGTAGATGTATTTGCAATAGCCGATGCCGAAGGATTCGCTGTAATAAGTTATTTAAAAATTATGCAGGGAATGATTACTCAAGCTAAAACATTGGAGATAAGTAAAAAACTAGATGAAACTCCCGAAGAACTATTGATATATGGTATTACAGAACTACAACTTGAATTTGAGAGTGAAGCTTCAGAATTGATTTTACCTTTCGCTATTGATCTACCCGAAACCGCTGCCACACAATATATTCCGCAAGCAGGTGAAAAGAAAAAACTCCTTGATCTCGCATTAAAAAATGCAATGTATGTAAAAGAAGAAAAAGAAGCCGGCAATGAAAAAAGAGAAAAGAAGAAAGGTAATATTCGAGTTTTGGAAGCTATTAAAAATGATTTCAGGTTAACTCAATTGCCTTATCATATTGAATGTTTTGATAATTCAAATATTCAAGGGACAACACCTGTTGCAAGCATGGTAGTATTTCGAAATGCCATGCCTTGTAAAAAAGATTACCGGCATTTCAATATTAAAACTGTGGTAGGACCCGATGATTTTTCTAGTATGCAGGAAATTGTGTATCGCAGATATAAACGTTTAATTGATGAAGCTATTCCTTTACCTCAACTCATTGTGATTGATGGAGGAAAAGGTCAGTTACATGCTGCAACAGAAGCATTAAAAGAATTAAATATTTATGGTCAGATTGCAATTTGCTCTATTGCAAAGAGGCTGGAAGAAATTTATTTTCCGGAAGATAGTGTGCCACTCTATTTAAGTAAAAAATCAGAAAGTTTAAAAGTCATTCAACAGCTAAGAGATGAAGCACATCGGTTTGCAATTACATTTCATCGACAGAAGCGAAGTAAGTCTGCCTTAGGTTCGGAACTCAATATTATTCCGGGGATTGGATCATTTACTGTAAGTCAGCTCATTAAAAAATATAAGAGTGTAAAAAAAATAAAAGAAACTAAGGAAACAGAACTTGCAGAAGTAATAGGTATTGCACGAGCTCAATTAATTACTGCCTATTTTAAAAACAAAGATGATGTAAATAAAAATGCCACACTATAG
- a CDS encoding M15 family metallopeptidase, translating into MSGKRKIIFSILIVCLITILFSSARIPNADVAIDISVTLNFDDVDANFLTGRNNYYTDNHFMEIPAFQAYRTKMYLLKDTYHAFAQMYDAAKADGITLKIISASRTFDEQKNLWEDKWKKNAAAYPDPTQRAQYIMQFSAMPGTSRHHWGTEIDLNSLHNEFFETTTGKKMYDWLLLHANDYGFCQTYNDYNNRQGGYQEEKWHWSFYPISDSLLPLYNKEVDIKNMYGFSGVETAKELNVLNDYIKNINHECD; encoded by the coding sequence ATGTCAGGAAAAAGAAAAATTATATTCAGCATTTTAATAGTTTGTTTAATCACTATTTTATTTTCGTCCGCTCGAATTCCAAATGCAGATGTTGCAATTGATATTTCAGTGACTTTAAATTTTGATGATGTGGATGCAAATTTTTTAACAGGAAGAAATAATTATTATACAGATAATCATTTTATGGAAATTCCGGCATTTCAGGCATACCGTACTAAAATGTATTTATTAAAAGATACATATCATGCATTTGCACAAATGTATGATGCGGCAAAAGCAGATGGGATTACTTTAAAAATTATTTCTGCATCTCGCACATTTGATGAGCAGAAAAATTTATGGGAAGATAAATGGAAAAAAAATGCAGCAGCTTACCCTGACCCAACACAACGTGCGCAATACATTATGCAATTTAGTGCAATGCCTGGAACAAGCCGGCATCATTGGGGTACAGAGATAGATTTGAATAGTTTGCACAACGAATTTTTTGAAACCACTACAGGAAAAAAAATGTATGATTGGTTGTTGTTACATGCAAATGATTATGGTTTTTGTCAAACCTATAATGACTACAACAATCGTCAAGGCGGCTATCAGGAGGAAAAATGGCATTGGTCTTTCTACCCTATTTCCGATAGTCTATTACCACTATATAATAAAGAAGTAGATATAAAAAACATGTATGGTTTTTCAGGTGTGGAAACTGCAAAAGAATTAAATGTGTTAAACGATTATATTAAAAACATTAATCATGAATGTGATTAA
- a CDS encoding DUF1801 domain-containing protein, giving the protein MRIEATTVNEYMEAIPDERKKAMQQLRSAIKKNLPKGYTEILAYNMPTYGVPHNIYPAGYHVDSKLPLMLMSIASQKNFIALYHMGLYADNALLKWFTTEYAKQVKTKLDMGKSCIRFKNADAIPFDLIAELATKLSVEQWIKIYEGNLTRNTK; this is encoded by the coding sequence ATGCGTATAGAAGCAACCACAGTAAATGAATATATGGAAGCTATTCCTGATGAAAGGAAAAAAGCAATGCAGCAACTACGCAGCGCAATTAAAAAAAATTTACCCAAAGGTTATACTGAAATATTAGCTTATAACATGCCTACTTATGGTGTGCCTCATAACATATATCCTGCGGGTTATCATGTAGATTCTAAACTTCCTCTTATGTTGATGAGTATTGCTTCACAAAAAAATTTTATCGCTTTATATCATATGGGATTATATGCAGATAATGCATTATTGAAATGGTTTACTACTGAATATGCCAAGCAAGTAAAAACAAAATTGGATATGGGAAAAAGCTGTATTCGATTTAAAAATGCGGATGCTATTCCATTTGATCTGATTGCTGAATTAGCAACAAAATTATCTGTAGAACAATGGATAAAAATCTATGAAGGAAATTTAACCAGGAATACTAAATAA
- a CDS encoding penicillin-binding protein, with product MTLKEQYFVYRKYILRFWLILFCGIGFIVLFIFLISVGTFGKLPGFEELENPQSNLATQIISSDGELIGRYYKENRTNATFDELPEHLTQALVSTEDERFYKHSGIDIRSLGRVIFKTIILRQKDSGGGSTLSQQLAKNLYGRPTSGNIFSLGIIKFKEWITAAKLERRYTKDEILLMYLNTVEYVYDAHGVKTAAKTFFNKEIDSLKIEESAVLVGMVKNPSLYNPVRFPEKTFERRNVVLSQMMHANYISRNQYDSLKQIPLDISHFRRQDHTAGEATYFREYLRLWLANWVKANPKPDGSSWDIYRDGLRVYTTIDSKMQQYAEEASSEWLTKLQDEFYKHWKGNKYEPWSYPYSGRTQPDLIDRAMKNSERYRKLKKQGMKENEIVENFKQPIEMTLFSWKSPGRDLDTIISPYDSIKYSKQILHPGFLAMDPHTGEIKAWVGGVDLRYFQLDHVNPKTKRQVGSTFKPFVYTAAIADKGFSPCQEVPNIQITFERGSKWGLLQDWTPKNSDGKYGGMLTLSMGLGKSVNTITAYLLREVGIQPVIDLAHNMGIESELPFQPSICLGVSDISVFEMTAAYSAFANKGVAVRPTFITRIEDKNGNIIAEFPVQKVEVMREEIASVMLNMLQYVVNYGTGNRLRREAYGGLTGEVAGKTGTTQENTDGWFMGITPQLVCGTWVGADDPVVHFRSTALGQGANMALPIYGLFMRKLYNDPSTGIDPKAKFPAFEGTRTIELDCSKYKTIRENVYEELLEGYQ from the coding sequence ATGACGCTTAAGGAACAATACTTTGTTTACCGGAAATATATACTCCGTTTTTGGCTGATACTTTTCTGTGGTATCGGCTTCATCGTTTTATTTATTTTTCTAATTAGCGTTGGCACTTTTGGTAAATTACCCGGCTTTGAAGAATTAGAAAACCCACAAAGCAATTTGGCTACACAAATAATATCAAGTGATGGCGAGTTAATCGGCAGATATTATAAAGAGAATCGGACAAATGCCACTTTTGATGAACTGCCTGAGCATTTAACACAAGCACTTGTTTCTACAGAAGATGAAAGATTTTACAAGCACTCAGGAATTGATATCCGTTCTTTAGGTCGTGTGATTTTTAAAACTATTATCCTGCGCCAAAAAGATTCCGGTGGAGGCAGTACCCTGAGTCAACAACTTGCAAAAAATTTATATGGTAGACCAACCAGTGGAAATATTTTTTCTCTCGGCATAATTAAATTTAAAGAGTGGATTACTGCTGCCAAATTGGAGAGAAGATATACAAAAGATGAAATTCTGTTGATGTATTTGAACACAGTAGAATATGTGTATGATGCGCACGGTGTAAAAACAGCAGCCAAAACTTTTTTTAATAAAGAGATAGATTCACTTAAAATTGAAGAGTCCGCAGTATTGGTTGGTATGGTAAAAAATCCTTCGTTATATAATCCTGTACGCTTTCCTGAAAAAACATTTGAAAGGCGCAATGTTGTCCTATCACAAATGATGCATGCAAATTATATTTCACGCAATCAATATGATTCTTTAAAACAAATCCCTCTTGATATTTCGCATTTCCGCAGACAAGATCACACCGCCGGTGAAGCAACTTATTTTAGAGAATATTTGAGATTGTGGTTGGCGAATTGGGTAAAAGCAAATCCTAAACCGGATGGCAGCTCATGGGATATTTATCGAGATGGTTTGCGAGTTTATACCACCATTGATTCTAAAATGCAACAGTATGCGGAAGAGGCTTCTTCTGAATGGTTGACGAAATTACAAGATGAATTTTATAAGCATTGGAAAGGAAATAAATATGAACCCTGGAGCTATCCTTATTCAGGTCGTACACAGCCGGACTTAATTGACAGAGCGATGAAAAATTCTGAACGTTATCGCAAGTTGAAAAAACAAGGAATGAAGGAAAATGAAATTGTAGAAAATTTTAAACAACCTATTGAGATGACTTTGTTTTCATGGAAATCTCCGGGTAGAGATTTAGATACAATTATTTCTCCTTACGATTCTATTAAATATTCAAAACAAATATTACATCCCGGATTTTTAGCAATGGATCCACATACCGGCGAAATAAAAGCATGGGTGGGTGGTGTTGATTTGCGTTACTTCCAATTAGATCACGTGAATCCAAAAACAAAACGTCAGGTGGGTTCTACTTTTAAACCATTTGTTTATACAGCAGCAATTGCCGATAAAGGATTTTCTCCTTGTCAGGAAGTTCCTAATATTCAAATCACTTTTGAAAGAGGAAGTAAGTGGGGTTTATTACAAGATTGGACTCCCAAAAACAGTGATGGAAAATATGGAGGTATGTTAACCTTAAGTATGGGTTTGGGGAAATCAGTAAATACTATCACCGCTTATTTATTGCGTGAAGTAGGTATTCAGCCTGTAATAGATTTAGCCCATAATATGGGTATTGAATCGGAGTTACCATTTCAGCCTTCTATTTGTCTAGGAGTGAGTGATATTTCAGTTTTTGAAATGACCGCAGCTTACAGTGCATTTGCAAATAAAGGTGTTGCCGTGAGGCCTACTTTTATTACTCGTATAGAAGATAAAAATGGAAATATAATAGCGGAGTTTCCTGTGCAAAAAGTGGAAGTGATGCGTGAAGAAATTGCAAGCGTTATGTTAAACATGTTGCAATATGTGGTGAATTACGGAACAGGAAATCGTTTGCGCAGAGAAGCATACGGTGGGCTCACCGGTGAAGTGGCAGGCAAGACAGGAACAACTCAGGAAAATACCGATGGTTGGTTTATGGGAATAACACCACAATTAGTTTGCGGAACTTGGGTGGGCGCCGATGATCCCGTTGTACATTTCCGATCTACTGCATTAGGACAAGGAGCAAATATGGCTTTGCCAATTTATGGATTATTTATGCGCAAACTTTATAATGATCCTTCTACAGGAATAGATCCAAAAGCAAAATTCCCCGCATTTGAAGGAACACGCACTATTGAATTAGATTGCAGCAAATACAAAACAATACGTGAAAACGTATATGAAGAATTATTGGAAGGCTATCAATAA